In Tessaracoccus sp. MC1865, the DNA window CTGGCGCAGGGCCGGGGCGCGGAGGCGATCGCGCACAACTGCTCTGGGAAACACTCGGCGATGCTGCGCACCTGCGTGCGCGCCGGCTGGCCCACCGACACGTACCTGAGCCCGGACCACCCCCTGCAGGTGGCCATCCGCGAGGAGTTGGCCGCCCAGACCGGTGAGCCCGTGGGCGACCCCGTCGTCGACGGTTGCGGCGCCCCCGCCTTCCCCACCAGCCTCACCGGGCTCGCGCGCGCCTTCGGAAAGATCGCCGGCGCGACGGACGGCCCCGAGCGGCGGCTGGCAGACGCGTTCCGCGCCCACCCCGAGTTCGCGTCGGGCACCCGGCGCGACGAGGTCGTCTACCACCGCGAGGTCCCCGGCCTCATCTGCAAGGCCGGTGCCGAGGGAACCCTGGCGCTCGGCCTGCCCGACGGCACGGGAATCGCCATCAAGATCACCGACGGTCGCCACCGCGGCACCGTGCCCGTGGCGGTGGCGGTCCTGAAGGCGCTCGGCCACACGTCGGCGGCCCTCGAAGCGCTCGATCCCGAGCCGGTGCTGGGCCACGGCACGAAGGTGGGCCACCTCGCGTCGTCGCAGCAACTGCTGACAGCGCTGGCGGAACTCGACGCCTGACCCGGTGCGGCGCCGGAGGCACCTGGCACTTAGGATGCTCCCCGGCCCCTGTCACCTAGCCCCCGAAGGCTGCCCATGAACGCCGTCGTGCTGTCCGTCCTCGTGATGCTGATCCTGTCGGTACTGCGCGTCCATGTGGTCTTGGCGCTGTTCCTCGGCGCCCTCGTCGGCGGCCTGACCGCCGGGTTGGGCCTCGAAGCGACGATGGTGGCCTTCCAGGACGGCCTCGCCGGGGGCGCGAAGATCGCGCTGAGCTACGCACTGCTGGGCGC includes these proteins:
- a CDS encoding asparaginase translates to MVSSLDPALAEVWRGPYLEAIHHGAVAVTGPDGVRLALGDASTPFLARSAVKPIQAVAMLRHGLDVEGTELALAGASHDGEPIHVDGAHRVLEGAGLSPAHLQTTLAFPSRVPLDAWLAQGRGAEAIAHNCSGKHSAMLRTCVRAGWPTDTYLSPDHPLQVAIREELAAQTGEPVGDPVVDGCGAPAFPTSLTGLARAFGKIAGATDGPERRLADAFRAHPEFASGTRRDEVVYHREVPGLICKAGAEGTLALGLPDGTGIAIKITDGRHRGTVPVAVAVLKALGHTSAALEALDPEPVLGHGTKVGHLASSQQLLTALAELDA